GAATACCTTGGACCGCCCGCTCTTGGCCTATTGGCAGATGACGGACATCGCCGGGATGGTCGCGCCCTGGGAAGACCGGCCACCTCCGGCGGTGATGAGGCCGGTGGATGAGATCGTCCGGACGGCGGAGGCAGCGGCTCCGGAGATGATCGTCCGCTTCATCGCCTTTCCCGGCACCCCGTTCGGAGGTCCGCACCATTATATGGCGTTCATGCGTGGGCAGACGCCCTTGACCTCGCGGTTGCTGACGCCGCTCTTGATCGACGCTGAAACGGCGCAGGTGAGCGATAGCAGGCATCTGCCCTGGTATCTGACAGCCTTGCTGCTGTCGCAGCCGCTCCATTTCGGCGACTACGGCGGCCTGCCCCTCAAGATCCTGTGGGCGCTGCTGGACGTCATCACGATCGTCGTGCTGCTCAGCGGGCTCTATCTGTGGTGGCGGAAGCGGCGGATGTCGGTGGAGCAACTCCTGGCTGAAACCGATCCCAACGGTGCCGTAATGATGGGGGCGTCGCCAGGCCAGGTGATCCGATGAGTCGGCCTCTTCCAGCCGGTCAAGTCTGGGGCATGCCGGTCGCTCTGGCCGCGGTGAGCGCGGTCGGGCTGATTTCCGCGTTGTTGGGAGACGGGGTCTGGGATGCGTTGTCTTGGCTCGCGCTTGGCACGCCGATCGCCGTCAGCCTGTGGTTCGGTCTGTCATGCCTATGCCGGACGAGCCGGAGTTTCCACTGAAGCCCGATCGCGTTCTCCGCTTGATGAGGCGGCCGACCTGATAGCAGGCGGTCGAGCGGCTACCGGCCCTGGACGCCGCTCACGTTGCGGAGCGCATCGCCGACGGTCAAGGCCCGTTGATCCTCGATGAGCTGGCGGTTGATGACCTGGGACGATCCCGGAATATCGCGGACCGGGGTATTTGGATCGCGCGAGTTGACCGACACACAGGGTTCGACATAGCCCCTGTCCCGACTGGCCGCCTGACAACGCTGGTCGGGAAAAGCGGCCGGCTGCCGCTCCTCAGCAGCCAAGGTCTGCTGAGGGGGTCGCTCATTCGTGGCCGTGCAGCCGGCTAGGCCCAGCGACAGGATCACGACAGATGACGTGAGTGACAGAGCGAGTGGCAGAGATGGATGTGGCATGGTCCCTCCTCGAAAAAGCCAGGGGGATGATGAATACAGGTATCCTGGCAGACGCTCCGACGGTGAGTCAATCATGCTCGGAAGCCTTACGGCGCGCCGATCTCGACCCTTCCTCAGACATTGAGGATCCGCGGTCGCGACCGGTCGCCTCGCTTGTTGTGCCTCTATTGGTCTCGTAGCTCCTTGATTCGGCCCCACCGAGCAAAAATATTGCCCACCACAGGTTGGGTTTTTCCCGTTCCATACGTCTTCCAACCGAACAGGGGGGAGTTTCAGGGTCAGGTCTTGCGTCGCGATATGCCAGGGCTCTACCGGCGCCCCGTTCACTCTCCTCGGCTCGCTTGAGCAGGAGCTGTATTAATCGGTGGAGCCGGGCTCAGCCCTGTGCAGCGCTGTCAACGCAACGGATCATGCAAACGGGTCGCGCGTCTCAAGAAACGGAAACTTCTTGAAATCGGCATCCATGGTGTAGAGCCGTCGCACATCGTGCTGCCGTAGGAGGGTCGCCACGTGCGCGTCCGGAACGAGATTGCCTCGCGCCTTCAGGTGTCCGGTCGCTTCCCGATACACCTGGAGAAAACCATCCTCTTCTGCCAGGACGCGCACATGCGGGTACGCCAAAAGGGCTTCGATGTTGCCCAATGCCTCATCGGGCGACAACGGGTTACGGAAGATACGCGGGTGGGTTGCGATTCGAAGGTACGCCATCAGCACGGGCCAGGTGAGACAGAATGGTTCAGGGTCCGCAGTTCGACGCGTCAGAAATTCACGCGCCGCCTCGTGATGCGGACTGGTTTGATCGGAGGCGTACAGCAGAATGTTGACGTCGATCGAGTCGCTCACGGCCTCTCGTCATCAAGGATTGCGTACAGATGGTCCTTGTCATCGAGATCGAGCTGCGCTCGCATTGGCTTGGCCGTCCATTTCAGCTCCCTCTTCCCGTGCTTGCGTGTTCGGCGGGCCAACGCCTCCGCAAGCAGATGGGAGACGACTTGTCCCAAGGAACGCTTCTCGCTTTTTTGAAGCGCCTTGAGCTCCTTGAGAATGGGGGTGTCAATGTCGAGCGTCGTTCGCGCCATGATGCGTTGATGCTATCTCCTCACGCATCACATGTCAAATACTGGAACCGTGACCTCCGACTTTTGACAAGAGACCACGTCCGAGACTGAGTCCCAGAGCCGACTGGGAGCGCTGCACGGCCGAGGTGCTGGCCGGCGTGGAACACCAGAACGACACGATGGCGGGCGGCATCAACCTCTCCGGCTGCATGCAGTCGAAGGGCTACCGCTGAATCGAGGGTCCTCCACCGCCCTCTCCGGCCCTCCAATGTGGAGAGACCGGTCCCTGGCCGATGTTTTCTATTCCGGCGGATGAACATTCCCGCTCCCCCTGTCCTGTGATACGGTCTGCGGCCATGAGTACGGAGGAATCGACCGCCTGGCCGGAATCGCCACAACGTTCTCTGCTGGAGACCTTCCGGCTGTGCGGCGGCGAGTTGCAGCGATTTCTCGCTCGCCGCCTGGGATGTCCCGATACCGCCGCTGATCTGGTCCAGGAAACCTTTGTGCGGCTCGCACAACTGCCGCCGGCGCAGCAGCCCGATAATCCTCGCGCGTTTCTGTTCCGGGTCGCCGCCAATCTCGCCGTGGATCACCAGCGCCGGTTGCGCTATGCCGCCCGCTACGAGGTATGGGACGAGGCGGGCATCGAGACGGCCGATGAGCGTCCCTCGGCCGAAGCCGAAGTCTTGAGCAAAGAGCAGGTCGGGCGGCTGCACCGGGCCATCGCCGAGCTGCCGCCCAAGTGCCGCGACGTGTTCATCCTTCACAAGTTCCACCATCTGAGCTATGCGGACGTGGCGAAGCGGCTCGGCATCACCAAGAGCACCGTGGTCAAACATATGATCAAAGCGCTGGACTATTGCCGGCGGCGCGTTGAGGAGGAGCCGCTGTGAGGAGGCCGGCGTCCTGGATGCGAAAGCCGCCCGGTTCGTCGTTCATAATAGCAGGTGACAGGACGGCGGCCGGATCATTACCATGACCCTCGCCATGACCGACAGGTCTCGGGAGACGCCCGCGGAGGCGGCGACACGGTGGCTCGTGTTGTTGCAAGCCGACGACGCCAGAGCCGAACACCGGCGGGAATTCGCCGAATGGCTCGCCGCCGATCCGGCTCACCGGCTGGCGTATCGGGAGGCCGAGCGGTTCTGGGACCAGCTCGACGTCCTCCCCGAGCCGGACATTCAGGCGATGGGCGCGCTGCTGTCGCCTCGTGCCTCGGGCCCCGACAGGGCGGGCGCCGCAGCCCCACGGCGCGTCGGCTGGGTTGGCGCGTGGCGGCGGGCTGCCCTGCTCAGCGCTGCCGCCGCCTTGGCGGCCCTGTGTCTGGTGAGCCTGATCCAAACCTGGCATCTCGGAGCGGACTACCGCACGGCCACCGGCGAACAGCGGTCCGTCACGCTGAACGACGGATCGACGGTCCATCTCAATACCGCCACGGCCCTGTCGGTGGAGATTACCCCGGCCGCCCGCCGGTTGGTCCTGCACGAAGGCGAAGCCTTCTTTTCCGTTGCGCCGGATACCCGGCGTCCCTTCGAGGTCGTGGCGGGGGGCGGCACGATTCGCGCCCTGGGGACGGCGTTCAATGTGCGAGCCGATGGAGGGCAGGTCGTCGTGACGGTCACCGAGCATGCCGTCCGCGTTATCGGCCATCGCGCAGCGGTTGACGTGCCGGAAGGCCGGCGTCTCTCGTACGGGTCGGCCGGCTCGTTCAGCCTTGTCGAGACGGCGGATCTCGACCGAGCGCTCGCCTGGCGGCGCCATCGCCTTGTCTTCGAGCATCAGCCGCTGGCCGAGGTCATTGCGGAGGTAAACCGATACCGCCGCGGGTGGATCGTGCTGCGTGACCCATCCCTGCAACGGCTTCCCGTGACGGCCGTCTTCGATATCCGCAGGACCCAACAGGCGCTCCAGACCATCGAAGAAACCCTTCCGATCCGAACGGTGGCCGTCACCGACCGGCTGGTGCTGCTGTCGCGTAAGACCGGGCCGTCTTCCCCCTGAGCCCGGGCGTGGGGCCGCTTTCGCATCACGCCTCAGCCCTCCGCGGCCCTTCACAATCTTTCACACAAATCTTTTCACGCGACTAGACCTCACGGCGGCGCAGTTCGTCGTATCAGGAGAGACGGCGAGCTGTGTTTCACATACCGGAGGGTCTGTCGCATGGCGCATCGGAGCCGTTTGGTCTTCATCAGTTTCCTGCTGGGCCTCGTCGTTCATGCCGGGTTCGCTTTGGAGACATCCGCTCAGCAACGTATACCCTTCAACATTCCGCCGCAGTCCTTGTCCTCGGCGCTGCTTCAGTTCTCGGAAACTGCGAATGTGGAATTGCTGGTAGACGCCTCGCTCACCAGCGCGCGCGAAAGTCCGGGGGTGACGGGAACGTATACGGCGGAAGAGGCGCTGAGCGCCCTCCTGGCAGGCACGGGTCTCACCCATCGATTCACAAGCGGCGGAGCCGTAACCCTCGTGGAAGCGCCGGCCATGCCGGTGGCCCCGTCCGCTGCGCCGCCTGAAGGTCCGTCCGGCCTGTCGCCTCGCGCGGACGGGACGACGGGAAAACCGGTCAAGCTACCGGAAGTGCTGGTCAAAGACGTCCGTGAACGAGAGGATGCCGCCTCCTATGTGGCGGAGGAGACGAGCACTTCGACCAAGAGCGACACGCCGCTCATCGAGACCCCGCAGTCCATCACCGTGATCACGCGCGAACGGATGAACGCCCAGGAAGTCAATACCATCGCGGAAGCCTTGCGCTACACGGCCGGCGTCCAGGGCGAGCCGTTCGGATTCGAGCCGCGGTTCACCTTCCTGCGGTTCCGCGGATTCGACGCGACGCAGAACGGATTGTTCAAGGACGGGCTCCAGCTCCGCAATCCGGGCTTCGCGGTCAGTTACAACCTCGAGCCCTACGGCGCCGAGCGGATCGACGTGCTCCGCGGGCCGGCCTCCTTCCTCTACGGACAGGGCAGCCCCGGCGGTTTGTTGAACTACATCACGAAGCGGCCGACGGGACAGACGTTCCATGAACTGCAATTCCTGACCGGCAGTTTCAGCCGGTACGAAGGCCGGCTCGATCTCGGCGGCCGGGTCAACGACAGCGACGCGCTCGCGTTCAGATTGACCGGCCTCTTCCGCGAAAGCGGCACGCAGATCGATCAGGTGCCGAACGATCGGATCTACATCGCGCCCGCGCTGACGTGGCGGGCGGCCCCCGGCACCAAGATCACGTTCTTTGCGCACTTTCAGAAAGATCAGCTCGGTTCCTCCCAGGCCTTGCCGGCCGAGGGCACGTTGCGGGTCAATCCCAACGGGAGCATTCCGGCCGCCCGGTTCACGGGCTTCCCCGATATTGAAAAGCAAAACAGAACGGAATCATCGGTCGGGTATGAATTGCAGCATCGTCTGGCCACGGACTGGGATTTCGTCCAGAAGCTCCGCTACAGCATGACCGAACTCGACCTCATGAACATCTTCAGCAGCAGCTTCGGAGCGGACCGCCGCACTGTCGGGAGAGGCGCCTTCGGATCGCTCGGCACATTGAACGCGCTGGCCATTGACAACCAAGTGCACGGCCGATTCTCGACCGGGCCGTTCCAGCACCTGGTGCTGGGCGGCTTGGACTTCCAGCGGATCACGGTGAAGTTGCGGCAAACGTTCGGCGCCGCCTCCGACATCGATATTTTCAACCGGTTCGATTACGGCGCGCCCTTTCCGTTGCCCTCCCTGTTCCTGGACCAACACGTCACCCAATGGCAGACGGGTCTCTATCTGCAGGATCAGATCAAGTTCTACGACAAGTGGCTGCTGACCGTGGGCGGACGTCATGACTGGGCGAACAACGACACGCAGGACAACCTTACGCCGTCGGCCAGCCAGAGCCAGGACGACCGCAAAGCCACCGGCCGGGCGGCCTTGACGTACCTCTTCGATTTCGGGCTGGCGCCATACGTCAGCTATTCCACGTTCTTCCTGCCGTCGATCGGTCTGAACCAATCGGGGCAGCCCTTTTCGCCGGAGACCGGCCGGCAATATGAAGTCGGCATCAAGTACCAGCCCCCGGGGTCACGCAGCTTCTTCACCGCGGCGTTGTTCGACCTCACGAGAGAAAATTACGTGCAGACCGATCCGGGGACGTTTCTCCCGGTGCAACGGGGCAAGGCGCGCTCGCGCGGGCTTGAACTGGAAGGACTGGCGAGCTTCGACTCGGGCATCGACCTGATCGCCAGCTATACGCTGCTCGACAATGAAGTGATGGAGAGCGCCGATCCGACCGAGAAGGGCAAGCGGCTGACCCAAACTCCCGCGCAGTTCGGCTCGCTCTGGGTCAAGTACACGGTTCCGGACGGAACCTGGAAGGGGTTCGGGATCGGCGGCGGCGCGCGGTACACG
The DNA window shown above is from Nitrospira tepida and carries:
- a CDS encoding RNA polymerase sigma factor, whose amino-acid sequence is MSTEESTAWPESPQRSLLETFRLCGGELQRFLARRLGCPDTAADLVQETFVRLAQLPPAQQPDNPRAFLFRVAANLAVDHQRRLRYAARYEVWDEAGIETADERPSAEAEVLSKEQVGRLHRAIAELPPKCRDVFILHKFHHLSYADVAKRLGITKSTVVKHMIKALDYCRRRVEEEPL
- a CDS encoding TA system VapC family ribonuclease toxin, with amino-acid sequence MSDSIDVNILLYASDQTSPHHEAAREFLTRRTADPEPFCLTWPVLMAYLRIATHPRIFRNPLSPDEALGNIEALLAYPHVRVLAEEDGFLQVYREATGHLKARGNLVPDAHVATLLRQHDVRRLYTMDADFKKFPFLETRDPFA
- a CDS encoding FecR family protein — its product is MTDRSRETPAEAATRWLVLLQADDARAEHRREFAEWLAADPAHRLAYREAERFWDQLDVLPEPDIQAMGALLSPRASGPDRAGAAAPRRVGWVGAWRRAALLSAAAALAALCLVSLIQTWHLGADYRTATGEQRSVTLNDGSTVHLNTATALSVEITPAARRLVLHEGEAFFSVAPDTRRPFEVVAGGGTIRALGTAFNVRADGGQVVVTVTEHAVRVIGHRAAVDVPEGRRLSYGSAGSFSLVETADLDRALAWRRHRLVFEHQPLAEVIAEVNRYRRGWIVLRDPSLQRLPVTAVFDIRRTQQALQTIEETLPIRTVAVTDRLVLLSRKTGPSSP
- a CDS encoding TonB-dependent siderophore receptor; the protein is MAHRSRLVFISFLLGLVVHAGFALETSAQQRIPFNIPPQSLSSALLQFSETANVELLVDASLTSARESPGVTGTYTAEEALSALLAGTGLTHRFTSGGAVTLVEAPAMPVAPSAAPPEGPSGLSPRADGTTGKPVKLPEVLVKDVREREDAASYVAEETSTSTKSDTPLIETPQSITVITRERMNAQEVNTIAEALRYTAGVQGEPFGFEPRFTFLRFRGFDATQNGLFKDGLQLRNPGFAVSYNLEPYGAERIDVLRGPASFLYGQGSPGGLLNYITKRPTGQTFHELQFLTGSFSRYEGRLDLGGRVNDSDALAFRLTGLFRESGTQIDQVPNDRIYIAPALTWRAAPGTKITFFAHFQKDQLGSSQALPAEGTLRVNPNGSIPAARFTGFPDIEKQNRTESSVGYELQHRLATDWDFVQKLRYSMTELDLMNIFSSSFGADRRTVGRGAFGSLGTLNALAIDNQVHGRFSTGPFQHLVLGGLDFQRITVKLRQTFGAASDIDIFNRFDYGAPFPLPSLFLDQHVTQWQTGLYLQDQIKFYDKWLLTVGGRHDWANNDTQDNLTPSASQSQDDRKATGRAALTYLFDFGLAPYVSYSTFFLPSIGLNQSGQPFSPETGRQYEVGIKYQPPGSRSFFTAALFDLTRENYVQTDPGTFLPVQRGKARSRGLELEGLASFDSGIDLIASYTLLDNEVMESADPTEKGKRLTQTPAQFGSLWVKYTVPDGTWKGFGIGGGARYTGYTYSDVANQFRVPSFVVGDAVIDYTWRRYRFALNISNIFNHDAFSCFDRGGTNFCVFGERRTVVGTVAYRW
- a CDS encoding TonB-dependent receptor plug domain-containing protein translates to MPHPSLPLALSLTSSVVILSLGLAGCTATNERPPQQTLAAEERQPAAFPDQRCQAASRDRGYVEPCVSVNSRDPNTPVRDIPGSSQVINRQLIEDQRALTVGDALRNVSGVQGR